A section of the Girardinichthys multiradiatus isolate DD_20200921_A chromosome 5, DD_fGirMul_XY1, whole genome shotgun sequence genome encodes:
- the LOC124868100 gene encoding uncharacterized protein LOC124868100 isoform X2 yields the protein MMEADFNPRVLLHRLDVEKMLIIKEAFVDHRPCADLHDPKPPHIKEEQEEVCSSLGGEQLNWKEFDAIRFPVTATPIKSEDDKQSPLISQLYQDQLKGRELPEENVGGEESIRIQHHEDGFIFSETEDTEMEEEDNGVKHPVSVLKQLSNSGLKTKDMDNNWKESRAPKSDGNNNNPFSSSEFAEQFGHRHSLQKHMMDSELGTSSSTEDRKLFIEKKKLSPGRGGVRAEQKCHSPTWRPLSMWISEGNQIGEAPCANDSLLASRHDSSTWIQKLLRSHATKLSNNLLFEYPVFLHIKGVVSPN from the exons ATGAtggaggctgatttcaaccccagagttctgctgcacagattag ATGTTGAGAAGATGCTGATTATTAAGGAAGCTTTTGTAGACCACAGACCTTGTGCTGACCTGCATGACCCAAAGCCCCCgcacataaaggaggaacaggaggaagtcTGCTCCAGTCTGGGGGGGGAGCAGCTCAATTGGAAGGAGTTTGatgccatcaggtttccagtcactgctactcccataaagagtgaggatgataaacagtcccctctaatctcacagctttatcaagaccaaCTTAAAGGCAGAGAGCTTCCTGAGGAGAACGTCggaggagaagaatccatcaggATACAACATCATGAAGATGGTTTCATTTTCTCAGAGACTGAAGACACCGAGATGGAAGAAGAGGACAATGGTGTAAAGCACCCCGTCTCTGTGCTGAAACAGTTGTCCAACTCTGGACTGAAAACTAAGGACATGGACAATAACTGGAAGGAGAGCAGAGCTCCTAAATCAGATGGAAACAATAACAACCCTTTTAGCTCCTctgagtttgctgaacaatttgGTCACCGTCACTCTCTTCAGAAACACATGATGGATTCAGAACTTGGGACTTCAAGTTCTACGGAGGATAGGAAATTATTTATAGAGAAGAAAAAG ctcagcccaggaagaggaggagtcagagctgaaCAAAAATGCCATTCTCCAACATGGCGACCTCTTTCCATGTGGATCTCGGAAGGGAACCAGATAGGAGAGGCACCATGCGCAAACGACTCCTTGCTAGCAAGCAGACAtgactcttcaacttggatccaaaagttactacgatcacatgcaacaaagttaagtaataatttgctgttcgagtatccAGTATTCcttcatataaagggtgtagTAAGCCCTAATTGA
- the LOC124868100 gene encoding zinc finger protein OZF-like isoform X1 encodes MMEADFNPRVLLHRLDVEKMLIIKEAFVDHRPCADLHDPKPPHIKEEQEEVCSSLGGEQLNWKEFDAIRFPVTATPIKSEDDKQSPLISQLYQDQLKGRELPEENVGGEESIRIQHHEDGFIFSETEDTEMEEEDNGVKHPVSVLKQLSNSGLKTKDMDNNWKESRAPKSDGNNNNPFSSSEFAEQFGHRHSLQKHMMDSELGTSSSTEDRKLFIEKKKVGSLMKIQTGVKFSCEDCGKTLTRKQNLKYHRRSHTGEKPFCCDLCGQGFSRKQILNTHMRIHTGQKPFCCDTCGQRFTHNVSLNLHMRIHTGEKPFCCDLCGQGFSRKHVLNTHMRIHTGQKPFCCDTCGQRFSQKAHLNRHFRIHTGQKPFCCDLCGQRFIQKSSLNRHMSIHTGGKMA; translated from the exons ATGAtggaggctgatttcaaccccagagttctgctgcacagattag ATGTTGAGAAGATGCTGATTATTAAGGAAGCTTTTGTAGACCACAGACCTTGTGCTGACCTGCATGACCCAAAGCCCCCgcacataaaggaggaacaggaggaagtcTGCTCCAGTCTGGGGGGGGAGCAGCTCAATTGGAAGGAGTTTGatgccatcaggtttccagtcactgctactcccataaagagtgaggatgataaacagtcccctctaatctcacagctttatcaagaccaaCTTAAAGGCAGAGAGCTTCCTGAGGAGAACGTCggaggagaagaatccatcaggATACAACATCATGAAGATGGTTTCATTTTCTCAGAGACTGAAGACACCGAGATGGAAGAAGAGGACAATGGTGTAAAGCACCCCGTCTCTGTGCTGAAACAGTTGTCCAACTCTGGACTGAAAACTAAGGACATGGACAATAACTGGAAGGAGAGCAGAGCTCCTAAATCAGATGGAAACAATAACAACCCTTTTAGCTCCTctgagtttgctgaacaatttgGTCACCGTCACTCTCTTCAGAAACACATGATGGATTCAGAACTTGGGACTTCAAGTTCTACGGAGGATAGGAAATTATTTATAGAGAAGAAAAAGGTGGGCTCACTAATGAAAATCCAGACAGGAGTaaagtttagctgtgaagactgtggtaaaacaTTAACCcgaaaacagaatttaaaatatcaCAGGAGAagccacacaggagagaaacctttctgttgtgatctatgtgggcAAGGATTTAGCCGAAAGCaaattttaaacacacacatgagaatccacacaggacagaaacctttctgttgtgatacTTGTGGACAACGATTTACTCATAATGTGAGTTTAAACTtgcacatgagaatccacacaggagagaaacctttctgttgtgatctatgtggacaaggATTTAGCCGAAAGCAcgttttaaacacacacatgagaattcacacaggacagaaacctttctgttgtgatacttgtggacaaagatttagccaaaaagcacatttaaacagacacttcagaatccacacaggacagaaacctttctgttgtgatctgtgtggacaaagatttatcCAAAAGtcaagtttaaacagacacatgagtaTCCACACTGGAGGGAAAATGGCTTAG